In one window of Eleutherodactylus coqui strain aEleCoq1 chromosome 10, aEleCoq1.hap1, whole genome shotgun sequence DNA:
- the LOC136580592 gene encoding zinc finger protein 502-like, which produces MEPAENMRPAESPIIKPDIDSQIKEGKPVIITIPVEEECKSSDVYVITDTSTMKEETSPERSPLSQSKTLPEDVYVISDPVKQETKPELNPASQRKPFPQESEATIVINIDDDDDDEEDGHKSDQLTPKGDENSADWLIHDVLTPVETKSAQNRNRPVNVWLVKSVKNPSEFPENQALHNRPASMGSKFGAHLPDAISIEDDLIDEMEEKIQVCSECSMCFTSLSDLEMHMKGHKEGSSWICADCGKSYYTKSSLDRHTLTHMRDKPLKCPDCGKGFAKQINFEMHLRLHAGEVLFPCTECEKLFNSKASCDRHIRAHRMERPHVCPQCGKGFLYNGCLIRHIRVHTGERPFPCPECGRCFRQTSALNRHLKTHTGEKPFDCSECGKCFTHQSDLNRHKETHRRDQQLVQCMPTNESLPTYIIL; this is translated from the exons ATGGAGCCTGCGGAGAACATGCGCCCTGCGG AATCCCCCATCATCAAACCGGACATTGATTCCCAGATAAAAGAAGGCAAACCTGTTATTATAACCATTCCAGTAGAAGAGGAGTGCAAATCTTCAG ATGTTTATGTGATTACTGATACCTCAACAATGAAGGAAGAAACTAGCCCTGAGCGGAGTCCTTTGTCACAGAGCAAGACCTTACCAGAAG ATGTTTATGTGATTTCTGATCCAGTAAAGCAGGAGACGAAACCTGAGCTAAATCCTGCGTCGCAGAGGAAGCCCTTCCCACAAG AATCAGAGGCCACAATTGTAATCAAtattgatgatgatgacgacgatGAAGAAGATGGTCATAAGAGCGATCAACTGACGCCTAAAGGAGATGAAAACTCTGCAG ACTGGTTAATTCACGATGTACTCACCCCGGTGGAGACCAAAAGTGCTCAGAATCGGAATAGACCAGTCAACGTCTGGCTCGTGAAGAGCGTAAAG AACCCATCGGAGTTTCCTGAAAACCAGGCACTTCACAACAGGCCGGCGTCTATGGGCTCCAAGTTTGGGGCACATCTCCCTGACGCAATAAGCATAGAAGATGATTTGATTGATGAGATGGAAGAGAAGATTCAGGTTTGCTCTGAGTGTTCGATGTGCTTTACCTCACTATCCGACCTGGAGATGCACATGAAAGGTCACAAGGAAGGAAGTTCCTGGATTTGCGCCGACTGTGGCAAATCTTATTACACCAAGTCAAGTCTCGATAGACACACGTTGACGCACATGAGAGATAAACCACTAAAGTGTCCAGATTGCGGCAAGGGTTTCGCCAAGCAAATCAATTTTGAAATGCACCTGCGGCTCCACGCTGGGGAAGTGCTTTTTCCTTGCACCGAATGCGAAAAGTTGTTTAATTCCAAGGCCTCTTGTGACAGACACATACGAGCGCATAGGATGGAGCGGCCGCATGTCTGTCCGCAGTGCGGGAAGGGCTTCCTCTACAATGGCTGCCTCATTAGGCATATCAGGGTTCACACTGGGGAACGGCCATTCCCTTGTCCTGAGTGCGGTAGATGCTTTCGTCAGACTTCGGCTCTAAACCGTCACTTAAAAACTCATACGGGTGAAAAGCCCTTTGACTGCTCGGAGTGCGGTAAATGTTTTACCCACCAGTCCGATCTCAATCGACACAAGGAAACACACAGAAGAGACCAGCAGCTTGTACAGTGTATGCCAACTAATGAAAGCTTACCCACATACATAATTTTATAA